The Nitrospirota bacterium genome contains a region encoding:
- a CDS encoding ABC transporter ATP-binding protein, producing the protein MPLLEVDNVVYGVGPDGTNPILSGLSLSIERGEVHALLGTNGTGKSTLAYLLMGCEGYRPTSGEIRFNSLVVNDLPIHERARLGITMAWQEPVRFEGITVGDYLTMKLPKTDPEPFLELVGLSPDLYVHRMVDKCLSGGERKRIELASVLALNPKLAILDEPDSGIDMLSIQDVMNVIKAFRNRGTAVLLITHREEIAGIADRASQLCHGKIICSGSPEKVAEHYKTQKCVTCTKVECHYV; encoded by the coding sequence ATGCCGCTACTCGAGGTCGATAACGTCGTTTATGGTGTCGGTCCGGACGGGACAAACCCCATTCTCTCAGGGCTGTCTCTCTCCATCGAACGGGGAGAGGTCCATGCGCTTCTCGGCACGAACGGCACGGGCAAGAGCACGCTCGCCTACCTCCTCATGGGTTGCGAGGGATACCGGCCGACATCAGGAGAGATCCGTTTCAACAGCCTGGTCGTGAATGATCTTCCGATCCACGAGCGCGCCCGGCTCGGCATTACCATGGCATGGCAGGAGCCGGTCCGGTTCGAGGGGATCACGGTCGGAGATTACCTCACCATGAAACTCCCGAAGACCGATCCCGAACCGTTCCTTGAGCTTGTCGGTCTTTCTCCGGATCTCTATGTGCACAGGATGGTCGATAAGTGCCTGAGCGGAGGTGAACGCAAGAGGATCGAACTCGCCTCGGTCCTCGCGTTGAACCCGAAGCTCGCGATCCTTGATGAGCCCGATTCGGGCATCGATATGCTGTCGATCCAGGACGTCATGAACGTGATCAAGGCCTTCAGAAACCGCGGGACCGCGGTATTGTTGATCACGCACCGCGAGGAGATCGCCGGCATCGCAGACCGGGCGTCCCAGTTATGCCACGGCAAGATCATCTGTTCCGGGAGCCCGGAAAAGGTAGCGGAGCATTATAAAACGCAGAAGTGTGTGACCTGCACGAAGGTGGAGTGCCACTATGTCTGA
- a CDS encoding SufD family Fe-S cluster assembly protein, which yields MSELDELMKAFGEAGGDTGALADAGTAHLAVSSHSILSSRIVEGIDVDAKETGNGISARVLVREGVKLQRPVHLCFGVLHKKGTQEIKMDVTLEKNSSATFIAHCIFPNAEKVLHIMDAVVDIGENAEMRYFETHYHGPHGGIEVVPKLAVKVRKNGRYFTDFTLTTGRVGKLGIDYAVEAGENAVVELVARVFGHADDNIAIQEKVMLNGDNARGLIKARVAIEDDAIAEVRGITEGNAAGARGHVDCMEIVKDRAVAKAYPLVQVTHPLAKVTHEAAIGSVDKRQMETLLAHGLSPEEAVDVIVKGILR from the coding sequence ATGTCTGAACTTGATGAGCTCATGAAGGCATTCGGCGAAGCAGGTGGGGACACGGGCGCGCTCGCGGACGCGGGGACGGCGCACCTTGCCGTGAGCAGTCATTCGATCCTGAGTTCCCGGATCGTTGAGGGCATCGATGTCGATGCCAAAGAGACCGGCAACGGCATCTCAGCACGTGTCCTCGTGCGAGAAGGAGTGAAGCTTCAGAGGCCGGTCCACCTCTGCTTCGGAGTACTCCACAAAAAAGGCACGCAGGAGATCAAGATGGATGTCACGCTCGAAAAGAACTCCTCGGCAACCTTCATAGCCCACTGTATCTTCCCGAATGCCGAGAAGGTCCTGCATATCATGGATGCTGTGGTGGACATCGGCGAGAACGCCGAGATGCGGTATTTCGAGACCCACTATCACGGCCCTCATGGCGGAATCGAGGTTGTGCCGAAGCTCGCGGTGAAGGTGCGCAAGAACGGCAGGTACTTCACGGACTTTACGCTCACCACGGGCAGGGTGGGCAAACTCGGGATCGATTACGCGGTCGAGGCCGGCGAGAACGCGGTGGTTGAGCTTGTGGCCCGCGTATTCGGCCATGCCGATGACAACATTGCAATTCAGGAAAAAGTCATGTTGAACGGAGACAACGCGAGAGGGCTCATCAAGGCCAGGGTCGCAATCGAGGACGATGCCATTGCCGAAGTCAGAGGCATTACCGAGGGCAATGCCGCAGGCGCCCGTGGTCACGTGGACTGCATGGAGATCGTGAAGGACAGGGCAGTGGCAAAAGCCTATCCGCTCGTGCAGGTGACCCATCCCCTGGCAAAAGTGACGCATGAGGCAGCGATCGGCAGCGTGGACAAGCGACAGATGGAAACACTCCTGGCTCACGGCCTTTCGCCTGAAGAGGCGGTGGATGTGATCGTGAAGGGGATATTGCGGTAA
- a CDS encoding Crp/Fnr family transcriptional regulator yields the protein MKEESRIELLRKIALFASMTSDELHEIRDKVVIKNFKKNEIILHEEHTNAFMYMILDGEAKVVQTTDAGKEIIFTVHRTGDFFGELSLIDGKTAPAAVSATRDSTTALISKKDFYDLLRSQNKVLENLLQILCARLRESIKTIQMLNFNNAAQRIKMLFLMLAESHGEKRADGTVLKIKLIHQDIADMTGLTRETVTRVLDKWQKGGEIKIQKDKLILLTPEFESILF from the coding sequence GTGAAAGAAGAATCCAGGATAGAATTATTAAGGAAGATCGCCCTCTTTGCGTCAATGACCTCTGATGAACTTCATGAGATACGGGATAAGGTCGTTATCAAGAATTTTAAAAAAAACGAAATAATCCTGCACGAAGAACACACAAATGCGTTTATGTATATGATCCTTGACGGGGAGGCTAAGGTGGTCCAAACCACCGATGCCGGAAAAGAAATAATCTTCACGGTGCATCGGACGGGTGATTTTTTTGGCGAGCTTTCCCTGATAGACGGCAAAACCGCCCCCGCAGCCGTCTCTGCCACCAGGGATTCCACGACCGCCCTTATTTCGAAAAAGGATTTCTATGATCTCCTGCGCAGCCAGAATAAAGTGCTTGAAAACCTGCTTCAGATCCTCTGTGCAAGGCTGCGTGAGTCCATAAAAACAATACAGATGCTCAACTTCAATAACGCCGCCCAGCGCATCAAGATGCTGTTTCTCATGCTTGCCGAATCTCATGGTGAAAAAAGAGCTGACGGCACCGTCTTGAAAATCAAGCTTATTCACCAGGATATCGCCGACATGACCGGTCTGACCCGTGAGACCGTGACGCGGGTTCTCGACAAGTGGCAGAAGGGGGGGGAGATAAAAATCCAAAAAGACAAATTAATTCTGCTCACCCCTGAATTTGAGTCCATTCTATTCTGA
- a CDS encoding response regulator, whose translation MGKILLIDDDAAFLKLLEEYVETRYPGLTVLTCNDPIKCLTSITDDLDLLLVDLEMPGLDGSKILAYAVSTGVSKNRIIILSGHDAEYLHDRFPMGRCLAVLNKFEAQQETVLDMIFNSLQQKSSSPSSP comes from the coding sequence ATGGGGAAAATCCTCCTGATCGATGATGATGCCGCATTTCTCAAGCTGCTCGAGGAATACGTGGAAACGCGTTATCCCGGCCTTACGGTCCTGACCTGTAATGATCCGATCAAGTGCCTCACCTCCATCACCGATGACCTCGATCTCCTGCTGGTCGATCTGGAAATGCCGGGCCTGGATGGCTCCAAGATCCTGGCCTACGCCGTCTCCACGGGAGTAAGCAAGAACAGGATCATCATTCTTTCCGGACACGACGCTGAATATCTGCACGACCGGTTTCCGATGGGCAGATGCCTGGCGGTGCTCAACAAATTCGAGGCCCAGCAGGAAACCGTTCTGGATATGATCTTCAACTCCCTGCAACAGAAAAGCTCATCCCCTTCCTCACCATAG
- a CDS encoding diguanylate cyclase, giving the protein MDANTTVNIVTSLVVLCGAFLMLSAILAGQKMKRLIPDELLGRWRFMSMLMQFFLAGYLLFFIILVSNFSFPTELITAPVFLGGAIFVLIVIKLTRDTIKKVRQAEENLRLFNESLERRVSDRTRDLFLLGESLERRVSDRTRDLDQLRAFLQTVLDGLHEEVMIIDADTFKIVRANAAFLARHGVQGDAVIGKTCHEITHNRQDLCTTPEYICPLLETVKTGGHATVEHVHYDASGNKRYVEVSSSPIRDANGHIARIVHETRDITERRTAEEAVRESEERYRRLIELSPDGISVYVEGKFEFVNPAGMRLLGATHADQLIGMSVLDVVHPDYAEIEKARMQQLENSADRVSWTEEKYVRLDGSVIDVEVAGVRFSYQGKPAMQAIFRDITERKLAAQRIEHLALHDPLTGLPNRMLFFDRLKQVLAVAKRNRNIFALLYIDVDDFKFVNDTYGHEAGDRLLQEVSKRLVSGMRESDPIARMGGDEFVGICRMITTPEEAEIVARKIIAIQSEPFDLKGHRRSIGVSIGISLYPLDGEDAETLLNRADEAMYRVKKDSKGRYLRYSKQ; this is encoded by the coding sequence ATGGATGCTAATACGACGGTAAATATCGTTACGAGCCTGGTTGTTTTGTGCGGAGCTTTTCTCATGCTTTCCGCCATTCTCGCCGGGCAGAAGATGAAGCGCCTCATTCCGGATGAACTTCTGGGAAGATGGCGCTTCATGTCAATGCTCATGCAGTTCTTCCTCGCCGGGTATCTCCTGTTCTTCATCATTCTCGTCAGCAACTTCTCCTTCCCCACGGAACTGATCACCGCCCCTGTGTTCCTCGGCGGTGCGATCTTCGTTCTCATTGTCATCAAGCTTACGCGGGATACGATCAAGAAAGTCAGGCAGGCCGAGGAAAATCTCCGGTTATTCAACGAGTCGCTGGAGCGGCGGGTCAGCGACCGGACCCGGGACCTCTTTCTGCTTGGCGAGTCTCTGGAGCGGCGGGTCAGCGACCGGACCCGGGACCTCGACCAGTTGCGCGCATTTCTTCAGACCGTGCTTGACGGCCTGCATGAAGAAGTTATGATTATCGATGCGGACACATTCAAAATTGTAAGGGCCAATGCCGCATTTCTGGCCAGGCACGGAGTGCAGGGAGATGCGGTCATCGGCAAAACATGCCACGAGATAACGCATAACCGGCAGGATCTATGCACGACGCCCGAATATATCTGTCCGCTCCTCGAAACGGTTAAAACCGGCGGACATGCGACGGTCGAACATGTTCACTATGACGCAAGCGGAAATAAACGGTACGTCGAGGTGTCGTCATCGCCCATCCGGGATGCGAACGGACACATAGCACGGATCGTTCATGAGACGCGGGATATTACCGAGCGGAGGACAGCTGAAGAGGCTGTGCGGGAAAGCGAGGAACGATACCGGCGGCTGATCGAGCTTTCACCGGACGGCATTTCCGTGTACGTTGAGGGCAAATTCGAATTCGTCAATCCAGCCGGGATGAGGCTGCTCGGGGCAACCCATGCGGACCAACTGATCGGCATGTCCGTACTGGATGTCGTACATCCGGATTACGCGGAAATCGAGAAAGCGCGAATGCAACAGCTTGAAAACAGCGCGGACAGGGTTTCGTGGACCGAGGAAAAGTATGTACGGCTTGACGGCTCAGTGATCGATGTGGAGGTCGCCGGCGTTCGTTTCTCCTACCAGGGGAAACCGGCGATGCAGGCGATCTTCCGTGACATCACCGAGCGGAAACTGGCGGCGCAGCGGATCGAGCATCTCGCATTGCATGACCCGCTTACGGGGCTGCCCAACCGCATGCTGTTCTTTGACCGCCTTAAACAGGTCCTGGCTGTGGCAAAACGAAACCGGAATATCTTTGCGCTTCTCTACATCGACGTGGATGACTTCAAATTCGTTAATGATACGTACGGGCACGAGGCAGGTGACCGGCTGCTCCAGGAGGTGTCAAAAAGGCTGGTATCCGGTATGCGGGAATCAGACCCGATCGCGCGTATGGGCGGCGATGAATTTGTCGGCATCTGTCGCATGATCACGACACCCGAGGAAGCGGAGATCGTGGCACGCAAGATCATTGCAATCCAGTCTGAGCCGTTCGACCTGAAGGGGCACCGTCGATCGATCGGGGTGAGCATCGGCATCAGCCTCTATCCCCTGGACGGAGAAGACGCGGAGACGCTTCTGAACAGGGCAGACGAGGCCATGTATCGCGTCAAGAAAGACAGCAAGGGCCGCTACCTGCGCTACAGCAAACAGTGA
- a CDS encoding cytochrome C: MPCAFLMTGQNAYAAEAKKANSIDELAKMYDSSGCKDCHEEIYKEWSKSIHSRSIFGTGRTAATIMTTVKVGLTGWEHSGVKKPEDVQVKHLMLCAKCHLPQLAEATDNVAKEIVKYSYVYADPKATDEAREKAIEQLSKVNINCLICHQRNAITHKWADGTPAKDTVYGSKNGEHADPAHPKMKESKIMDESILCGQCHGLGPNFELEEPSQCATLYGSYLWAYTADGGQEKCQECHMKKSKLGHNMQSYRDPGMGKAAVDFKVETRGMQWRDGAKMVPQALVKVEMINRAGHSIPDG, encoded by the coding sequence ATGCCCTGTGCATTCCTGATGACTGGTCAGAATGCGTATGCGGCAGAAGCAAAGAAAGCGAACAGCATCGACGAACTCGCAAAGATGTATGATTCATCCGGCTGCAAAGACTGTCACGAAGAGATTTATAAGGAGTGGTCGAAATCTATCCACTCACGGTCCATCTTCGGGACCGGCAGGACGGCTGCAACGATCATGACCACGGTGAAGGTTGGCCTTACCGGCTGGGAGCATTCCGGTGTGAAGAAACCGGAAGATGTCCAGGTAAAACACCTCATGCTCTGTGCCAAATGTCACCTTCCGCAGCTCGCGGAAGCAACGGACAACGTGGCCAAGGAGATCGTGAAGTACTCCTACGTATACGCGGACCCGAAAGCGACCGATGAAGCGAGAGAGAAGGCAATCGAGCAACTCTCGAAGGTGAACATCAACTGTCTCATCTGCCATCAGCGGAACGCGATCACCCACAAATGGGCCGACGGGACGCCGGCGAAAGACACGGTATACGGGTCCAAGAACGGCGAGCATGCAGACCCGGCCCATCCCAAGATGAAAGAAAGCAAGATCATGGATGAGTCCATTCTCTGTGGTCAGTGCCACGGACTCGGGCCGAATTTTGAGCTCGAAGAACCGTCACAGTGCGCCACGCTGTACGGAAGCTATCTCTGGGCCTACACTGCCGATGGTGGACAGGAAAAGTGCCAGGAATGCCACATGAAGAAGAGCAAGCTCGGCCACAATATGCAGAGCTATCGCGATCCCGGCATGGGCAAGGCGGCAGTGGACTTCAAGGTTGAGACCCGCGGCATGCAGTGGCGCGACGGGGCAAAGATGGTGCCCCAGGCGCTTGTGAAGGTTGAGATGATCAACCGTGCCGGTCACTCCATCCCGGATGGCTGA
- the fabF gene encoding beta-ketoacyl-ACP synthase II codes for MKPRVVITGLGAVTPLGNDMKTTWEALKSGLSGVRAITRFDASAFPCRIAGELDGFDPLAYMTAKEAHRTDPFIQYAVAAAMMAVEDSRLSFTPNSLLRTGVLVGSGRGGVTTLERNMAAFLKRGTKAVSPFTTPMSLVNMASGYISMMLGATGPCLDVSTACATGTHSLGEAMKIIQRGDADVMLAGGTEAAITPLILAGFCQAKAVSLRNSAPEKASRPFDNHRDGFVLSEGAGVLVLEEMRHAEKRGARIYAELAGYGLSSDAYHYTRPDAEGDGPARAMNLALSDAGMRPDKIDYINAHGTATVSNDRMETVAIKKAFGEYAGTIAISSSKSMLGHMLGAAGAVEAAITALSLAEGIITPTINLEHPDPDCDLDFVPDKARRQTIRSALSNSLGFGGINGALVLTAVS; via the coding sequence ATGAAACCTCGTGTTGTCATAACCGGCCTGGGCGCGGTAACACCCCTCGGCAATGATATGAAGACCACCTGGGAAGCGCTCAAGAGCGGCCTCTCGGGCGTACGCGCGATCACCAGGTTCGACGCCTCCGCCTTCCCCTGCCGCATTGCCGGAGAACTCGATGGGTTCGACCCGCTCGCGTATATGACTGCGAAAGAAGCGCACCGGACAGACCCGTTCATCCAGTACGCGGTGGCGGCGGCCATGATGGCGGTGGAGGATTCCCGCCTCTCATTTACTCCGAACTCCCTGCTCCGAACCGGCGTCCTGGTCGGTTCCGGCCGCGGCGGTGTGACAACACTGGAGAGGAATATGGCCGCGTTCCTGAAGCGGGGAACGAAGGCCGTGTCCCCCTTTACGACGCCCATGTCGCTCGTGAACATGGCTTCCGGATATATTTCGATGATGCTCGGCGCCACAGGGCCGTGTCTCGATGTCTCGACCGCCTGCGCCACGGGCACGCACTCACTGGGCGAGGCCATGAAGATCATCCAGCGCGGCGATGCGGACGTCATGCTCGCGGGTGGAACGGAAGCCGCGATCACACCGCTCATCCTCGCGGGTTTCTGCCAGGCGAAAGCGGTATCGCTTCGGAACAGCGCGCCGGAGAAGGCGAGCAGACCCTTTGATAACCACCGGGACGGATTTGTTCTTTCCGAGGGCGCCGGAGTGCTCGTTCTGGAAGAAATGAGACACGCGGAAAAACGGGGCGCGAGAATTTACGCGGAACTCGCGGGATACGGCCTGTCATCCGATGCGTATCACTACACACGGCCGGATGCTGAGGGCGACGGCCCGGCCCGCGCCATGAACCTCGCTCTTTCGGATGCGGGAATGAGACCGGATAAAATCGATTATATCAATGCCCATGGCACCGCGACGGTATCGAATGATCGGATGGAAACGGTCGCCATTAAAAAAGCCTTCGGCGAATACGCGGGAACGATCGCAATAAGCTCGTCAAAATCCATGCTCGGACACATGCTCGGCGCCGCAGGCGCGGTCGAAGCAGCCATCACCGCCCTCTCCCTTGCAGAAGGCATCATCACACCGACGATCAATCTTGAACATCCTGATCCTGATTGCGATCTCGACTTCGTACCGGACAAAGCAAGAAGGCAGACGATCAGATCCGCCCTCTCCAACTCCCTCGGCTTCGGCGGGATCAATGGGGCGCTTGTTCTCACGGCCGTGTCCTAA
- a CDS encoding DUF4912 domain-containing protein, translated as MKKSDLTAMTVAELKALAKKKKVSLSAGGKKADIIKALTAVVVKPAGKRAVASLKKKVRKKVVAKKVIVSVKKSVAKKAVVAKPAKKLAVKSRKSATNPKRAAKKRPQAGKTSPKTSPVREWKLPPGIEEPLLAQERVAESKYYTGPLPQTVPVVSGELPLGYNEERISILSRDPFVAYAYWEATPARIEREKAWFGWDSKLCVRIYDITGVQFDGRNATGFFDQEVVDRIGSWYFDIGRPAHSFCADIGLLSPGGRFLTIARSNYITMPRDGISDVIDEEWMLVDEEFWKLYGYPEGFRKGISSPEMQEMLKRRRELEITSPGLFSRERAKRK; from the coding sequence ATGAAAAAATCAGACTTAACAGCAATGACTGTGGCTGAGCTCAAAGCCCTGGCCAAAAAGAAAAAAGTGTCACTGTCCGCAGGTGGTAAGAAGGCTGATATCATCAAAGCGCTCACTGCCGTTGTCGTGAAGCCCGCTGGAAAGCGAGCTGTTGCATCTTTAAAAAAGAAAGTCAGGAAAAAGGTTGTCGCCAAAAAAGTTATCGTCTCAGTAAAAAAATCAGTTGCGAAAAAAGCGGTTGTTGCAAAGCCGGCGAAAAAACTAGCAGTGAAGTCAAGAAAGAGCGCGACCAACCCGAAACGCGCGGCGAAGAAACGTCCGCAGGCCGGGAAAACATCGCCGAAGACCAGCCCGGTGCGCGAATGGAAGCTGCCTCCCGGCATTGAGGAACCGCTCCTGGCGCAGGAACGGGTGGCGGAGTCCAAGTATTATACCGGGCCGTTGCCGCAAACGGTGCCCGTGGTCTCCGGAGAACTGCCGCTGGGATACAACGAGGAGAGGATCTCTATTTTGTCGCGGGACCCGTTTGTGGCCTACGCATACTGGGAAGCGACGCCGGCGCGGATTGAACGGGAGAAGGCGTGGTTCGGCTGGGACAGCAAACTTTGTGTGAGGATCTACGATATCACGGGCGTGCAGTTCGACGGCCGGAACGCCACCGGGTTTTTCGACCAGGAGGTGGTGGACCGGATCGGGAGCTGGTATTTCGATATCGGCCGGCCGGCCCATTCCTTCTGCGCGGACATCGGGCTGCTCTCTCCGGGCGGACGGTTCCTGACGATCGCGCGGTCGAATTACATCACCATGCCGCGTGACGGCATTTCCGATGTGATCGACGAAGAGTGGATGCTCGTGGATGAGGAGTTCTGGAAGCTGTATGGCTATCCGGAAGGATTCCGGAAAGGCATCTCGTCGCCGGAAATGCAGGAAATGCTCAAACGGAGACGCGAGCTGGAGATCACCTCGCCGGGCCTGTTCTCCCGTGAGCGGGCAAAACGAAAGTAA
- a CDS encoding DUF1957 domain-containing protein: protein MEKGYLALVLHSHLPYVRHPEHDQFLEEDWLYEAITETYIPLINVFDDLLNDRIDFRITMSLTPTLIAMLTDPLLQHRYVRHISKLIELAENEIERTKDQPEFNPLAHMYRDMFVNARAVFEEKYGRNLVTAFKKFQDLGVLEIITCAATHGFLPLMQNRNAVRAQIMVAVEHYKKHLGRAPRGIWLPECGYYEGLDEVLHEAGIRYFFTDSHGVFHASPRPKYAVYAPIYTRSGVAAFGRDIESSKQVWSSVEGYPGDYNYRDFYRDVGFDLDYEYVRPYLHPDGVRVNLGIKYHKITGASNDKEPYIPRWALERAADHAGNFLFNREKQVEWLAGVFPGRKPIIVAPYDAELFGHWWFEGPDWINFLIRKTVCDQKTVRLITPSEYLQENPKCQIATPSPSSWGYRGYAEVWLNGANDWIYRHLHKAADRMVELARSFPHADGLQQRALKQAARELLLAQSSDWAFIMKTGSHVEYAVKRTKEHLLRFDRLYRDIKGNALDERWLGEIEYSDNLFPDIDYRVYA from the coding sequence ATGGAAAAAGGTTATCTGGCGCTGGTGCTTCACAGCCATTTACCGTATGTGAGACACCCGGAGCATGACCAGTTCCTTGAAGAGGACTGGCTGTATGAGGCCATCACCGAGACCTATATTCCGCTTATCAATGTGTTCGACGATCTGCTGAACGATCGCATCGACTTTCGCATTACCATGAGCCTGACACCCACGCTTATCGCGATGCTCACCGACCCCCTGCTGCAACATCGATACGTACGTCATATCAGCAAGCTCATCGAACTCGCGGAGAACGAGATCGAGCGTACCAAGGACCAGCCGGAGTTCAACCCCCTCGCGCATATGTATCGGGACATGTTCGTCAATGCCCGCGCGGTGTTCGAGGAAAAATACGGCCGCAACCTGGTCACAGCGTTCAAAAAATTTCAGGACCTGGGCGTGCTGGAGATCATCACCTGCGCGGCCACGCACGGGTTCCTGCCGCTCATGCAGAACAGGAACGCGGTCCGCGCGCAGATCATGGTTGCGGTCGAACATTACAAAAAGCACCTCGGCAGGGCGCCGAGGGGGATCTGGCTGCCGGAGTGCGGCTACTACGAGGGACTTGACGAGGTCCTGCACGAAGCGGGCATCCGCTACTTCTTCACGGATTCGCACGGGGTGTTCCACGCATCGCCCCGACCGAAGTACGCGGTCTATGCGCCGATCTATACCCGCTCGGGTGTGGCTGCCTTCGGGAGGGACATTGAATCGTCAAAGCAGGTCTGGAGTTCCGTGGAGGGCTATCCGGGGGACTACAACTACCGGGATTTCTACCGTGACGTGGGTTTTGACCTTGACTATGAGTACGTCAGACCCTATCTGCATCCGGACGGCGTGCGCGTGAACCTGGGGATCAAGTATCACAAGATCACCGGCGCGTCGAATGACAAAGAACCCTATATCCCGCGCTGGGCGCTCGAGCGGGCCGCCGACCATGCGGGCAACTTCCTGTTCAACCGGGAGAAGCAGGTCGAATGGCTCGCCGGGGTGTTCCCCGGACGGAAGCCGATCATTGTCGCGCCCTACGACGCGGAGCTGTTCGGCCACTGGTGGTTCGAGGGACCGGACTGGATCAACTTCCTGATCCGCAAGACCGTGTGCGACCAGAAGACGGTGCGCCTCATCACTCCTTCCGAGTATCTGCAGGAGAACCCGAAGTGCCAGATCGCCACGCCGTCGCCGTCAAGCTGGGGCTACCGGGGATATGCCGAGGTGTGGCTGAACGGAGCGAACGACTGGATCTACCGGCATCTGCACAAGGCCGCTGACCGCATGGTGGAGCTGGCCCGGTCCTTTCCCCATGCCGACGGATTGCAGCAGCGGGCATTAAAACAGGCGGCACGGGAACTGCTGCTTGCCCAGAGCTCGGACTGGGCTTTTATCATGAAGACCGGCAGCCACGTAGAATATGCGGTCAAGAGAACGAAAGAACATTTGCTCAGGTTCGACAGGCTGTATCGCGATATTAAAGGAAACGCTCTTGACGAACGCTGGCTTGGCGAGATAGAGTACAGCGACAATCTGTTCCCCGATATCGATTATCGCGTATATGCGTAG